The window CCAGCGCCAGGGTCAGCCGCTCCCCGACGGGCACGTTCAGCCCCGCGGAGACGGAAAGACCCGAGTGCGACCGATCCGTATCGTTGGCTCGTTCGGTGGAGACCTGTCGCTCGAAGCGCGCCCCCAGCTGGATCCGAGCCGCTTCCAGGTCGAGCTCCTCGAAGGCGAACAGCCCCAACTGGGTGGTTTCCGAACGCGGAACGAACGCCTCCTCTCCCACAGCCTCGAAGTCCCGGCTGGAGAACTGAAGACCGAGGGCTCCTTTCGAGGGGCCGAACTCACGGTGATGGGCCTCCAGCCGGCCCTCCCACTGGTTGTTGAGGAAGCGGGTGCCCACGGCACCACCCTCCAACTCCGCGTGCTCATAGTCGGAGAGTCCGAAGCGCGCCCGCAGGTGTTCGATGGTGTGCGCGGTGCGGAGCGACCCTCCCATGTCCAGTCGCCGCTGGTTCAGATCGATCTGGACCGACCCCTCCTCCGCACTGGGCGTCGGCTCCGCTCCGGCGTCCTCGTGGTGGTGCCCCGGAACGCCGTAGCGGGAGTCGTAGCGTCCCACGGCGATCCCGAAGTATCCCTGCTCCCCGACCAGCGAGGCGCCGAGCGCACCGCTGGTGGTCTCGATCGCCGAGTTCTCCAGGATGCCGGACTCCTCCCCCGGATCGGGAGCGATCTCGGCGAAGCCAGGAATGGAGTAGTCGCCCGTGGTGCGGTGCTCACCGCGGATGTTGAACGCCAGCGGGCCCGTGTGCCCACCCGCTTCGCCCGAGAGGCTGCGCTCGTCCGCGACCGTGCCCCCCAGCGCCTGGACGTGTCCCCTCACGCGCGCACCGCCCACCTCGGTGGGGATACGCTCATCCACTACGTTGACGACGCCCCCGATCGCGGAGCTCCCGTAGAGCAGCGTGGCCGGTCCACGCACCACCTCGATCTGCGAGGCGGAACCAGGGTCGATGGAGACGGCATGGTCGGGGCTGGTGTTGGAGGCATCTCCGACGCCGACACCGCTCTCCAGGATGCGCACACGGTCCCCGCCCAACCCGCGGATCAGCGGTCGGCTGGCCCCGGGCCCGAAGTACGTGCTACTGACCCCGGGTTCGCCGGCCAGCGTCTCACCCAACGTGGGCTGAGCCTTTCGGGCCAGCTCCCGGCCTCCGAGCACACCGGCGGCCTGATACAACTCAGAGGTGCGCAGGGCCTCGGGACCGGCGGTGACCACCAGCGCTTCCATGTGATAGAGGGGATCGAGCGCGAGAACGACCTCCGTGGTGCCGCCTGCGGTCACCTGGACGCGTTGGAGCGAACCCGCTCCGACCACGCTTTCGGCCTCCACGAGGTAGGCGCCCACGGGGACGCGCTCGAAGATGAACCGGCCATCGGGACCGGCCTCCACTGCCCGACCGAGCGTGA is drawn from Gemmatimonadota bacterium and contains these coding sequences:
- a CDS encoding TonB-dependent receptor, with the protein product MRRLLHILALSTVVLLGLLSPLAAQTGTIRGQVVTSAGDPAPAAHVHIVTLGRAVEAGPDGRFIFERVPVGAYLVEAESVVGAGSLQRVQVTAGGTTEVVLALDPLYHMEALVVTAGPEALRTSELYQAAGVLGGRELARKAQPTLGETLAGEPGVSSTYFGPGASRPLIRGLGGDRVRILESGVGVGDASNTSPDHAVSIDPGSASQIEVVRGPATLLYGSSAIGGVVNVVDERIPTEVGGARVRGHVQALGGTVADERSLSGEAGGHTGPLAFNIRGEHRTTGDYSIPGFAEIAPDPGEESGILENSAIETTSGALGASLVGEQGYFGIAVGRYDSRYGVPGHHHEDAGAEPTPSAEEGSVQIDLNQRRLDMGGSLRTAHTIEHLRARFGLSDYEHAELEGGAVGTRFLNNQWEGRLEAHHREFGPSKGALGLQFSSRDFEAVGEEAFVPRSETTQLGLFAFEELDLEAARIQLGARFERQVSTERANDTDRSHSGLSVSAGLNVPVGERLTLALATSRSIKLPTPEELYSNGPHLATDSYEVGDPTLGTESALSVDASARLTVGRVQGSVTGYVNRFSDFIYASFTGQEQDGLQEVRYTQADAIHLGFEVDGNVEVYHVGARHAALRFGADYVRATLRDTEEPLPRIPPPSLRGGVEFDAGRLRADLDVRRALRQDRVASFETETAGYTLAGGSVSYRFIQGAVAHDVTLTGRNLTDAEARPHTSLLKDVAPMPGRELRLAYRLSF